Sequence from the Streptomyces sp. R33 genome:
CGCAACACGCTCTACGACGGCCGGTGGGACGTGCCCACCTTCGAAGAGGTGCTGCGCTGGGCCGACCGCGAGGGCAAGAGGCGCGGCAAGCGCGTCTGGCTGCACGTCGAGACCAAGCACCCCACGTACTTCCGGTCCCTGGGCCTGGGCCTCGAGGAACCGCTCGCCAAACTGCTGCGCCGCTACGGCCGCGACGGCCGGAACGCTCCCCTCTTCCTCCAGTCCTTCGAGCCCTCCAGCATCCAGCGGCTCTCCAAGCTGGTCTCCGCGCCCCGCGTGGTCCTGCTGTCGGCGGCGGGCACCCGGCCCTGGGACTTCGAGCAGGCCAAGGACCCGCGGACGGTGGCGGACCTGGTCAAGCCCGAGGGCCTGAAGTGGATCGCCGGATTCGCCCAGGGCATCGGCCCCACGATGGACCTGATCATCCCGCGCGACGCCGCCGGGAAGCTGGGCACCCCGACCACGCTGGTCAAGGACGCCCACGCCCGCGGGCTGGTGCTGCACCCCTATACCGCGCGCAACGAGAACAGCTTCCTGCCGGCCGAGTACCGCAGGGGCACCGACCCGGCCGCCTACGGGGACGCCTTCGGCGCCTTCAAGACGTACTTCGAGCAGGGCATCGACGGCATCTTCACGGACAACGCGGACACCGGACTGCTCGCGGCGGAGGCCTTCCGCCCGGGCCGCGGACGCTAGGGAGTCTCGTCAACAGACAAGCGGAACATCACGTACGGGTGGGCTGTGCCGGGCGGGGAAACCGCGGGGTGCGTCCCGCGCGTCCCGCCCGGCATGGACCTGTTGAAGGACTCCGACCTGCTGAACGAACTGGGCCCGCTGCTCTCCGCCGAGGCGGCGGCGGAAGCCCCGGGCGCCGGCGTGGAGGCGGCCGACCTGGAACAAGCCGTCTGGGTCAGGCTGCTGGAACACGACCCCGCCCCCGCCGAGCCGGCCCGCTGGCTGCGCCGGGCGGTGCGCGCCGAAGCGCGGCTCGCCCGGCGCCGCGCACGCCGCGAGATCCCGTACGGCTGCCGGCCGGGGAGCGCGGGCGCCGAACCCGAAGACGCCCTGCTGCACGGGGAGGAGAACCGCGCCCTCCGATCGGCGGTCGCCCGATTGCCCGGACGGTGTCCGGAGCTCATGAGGGCACTTCTTTCGCCCAGAGACCTCACCTACCGTGAAATCGCAGGAGAGTTGGGTATCTCACAAGGAAGTTTGGGACCCGTCCGTTCCCGATGCCTGGGATGTCTGCGCAGAAT
This genomic interval carries:
- a CDS encoding glycerophosphodiester phosphodiesterase, with product MTQGGAARRTVLGAAVLAAGGGMAGISAGSASAAQTARATDTAEAAFAADARHGGGYRDLPVPLVIGHRGACGYRPEHTLGSYQLALDLGADVVEQDLVPTKDGHLVCRHENEIGGTTDVADHAEFASRRTTKSIDGVAVTGWFTEDFTLAELKTLRAKERIPAVRQRNTLYDGRWDVPTFEEVLRWADREGKRRGKRVWLHVETKHPTYFRSLGLGLEEPLAKLLRRYGRDGRNAPLFLQSFEPSSIQRLSKLVSAPRVVLLSAAGTRPWDFEQAKDPRTVADLVKPEGLKWIAGFAQGIGPTMDLIIPRDAAGKLGTPTTLVKDAHARGLVLHPYTARNENSFLPAEYRRGTDPAAYGDAFGAFKTYFEQGIDGIFTDNADTGLLAAEAFRPGRGR
- a CDS encoding RNA polymerase sigma factor, which codes for MDLLKDSDLLNELGPLLSAEAAAEAPGAGVEAADLEQAVWVRLLEHDPAPAEPARWLRRAVRAEARLARRRARREIPYGCRPGSAGAEPEDALLHGEENRALRSAVARLPGRCPELMRALLSPRDLTYREIAGELGISQGSLGPVRSRCLGCLRRMLASEVAAPRHRGRER